A stretch of the Carassius carassius chromosome 6, fCarCar2.1, whole genome shotgun sequence genome encodes the following:
- the LOC132141964 gene encoding syntaxin-3-like, with product MKDRLEQLKAKSDQTPDDVEIPVEKKEFMDEFFAQIEEIRTSIDKIDEKIGEIKRLYSVILSAPTSDQKTQDELEAVTNEIKKLANNARNKLKSIEQILASNTEERISADMRIKKSQQAILAKKFVEVMTKYNEAQVEFREKSKGRIQRQLEITGKATTDEELEEMLDGGNAAVFTAGIMDSGISKQALSEIEARHKDIMRLESSIKELHDMFVDIAMLVENQGSIIERIESNMDQSVGFVERAVADTKKAAKFQQEARRKKMMIMVCCTILAVICGSLLYSWLT from the exons ATGAAGGACCGACTGGAACAGCTAAAAGCG AAGTCAGACCAAACTCCTGATGATGTGGAAAttccagtggaaaaaaaagagtttatGGATGAGTTCTTTGCTCAG ATTGAAGAAATCCGCACCAGTATAGACAAGATTGATGAAAAGATAGGCGAGATAAAGCGACTGTATTCTGTCATCCTCTCTGCTCCTACATCAGACCAGA AGACACAGGATGAATTGGAGGCTGTTACTAATGAGATAAAGAAACTGGCCAACAATGCTCGCAACAAACTCAAAA GCATTGAGCAGATTTTGGCATCTAACACCGAGGAGAGGATTTCAGCAGATATGCGAATAAAGAAATCCCAG CAAGCCATTCTTGCTAAGAAGTTTGTAGAGGTGATGACCAAATACAATGAAGCCCAAGTGGAGTTTAGAGAAAAGAGCAAAGGGCGCATCCAAAGACAGCTGGAGATCA CTGGCAAAGCCACTACTGATGAAGAACTGGAGGAAATGCTGGATGGAGGAAACGCTGCAGTATTCACAGCAGGA ATTATGGACTCTGGGATATCAAAACAGGCACTAAGTGAGATTGAGGCACGACACAAAGATATTATGCGACTAGAGAGCAGCATAAAAGAGTTGCATGACATGTTTGTGGACATTGCAATGCTGGTGGAGAATCAG GGAAGCATAATTGAAAGGATTGAGAGCAACATGGACCAGTCGGTGGGTTTTGTAGAAAGAGCTGTGGCTGACACCAAAAAGGCTGCCAAGTTCCAACAAGAAGCACGCAGG AAGAAAATGATGATCATGGTATGTTGCACAATTCTTGCGGTCATCTGTGGTTCTCTGCTGTACAGCTGGCTGACATAA
- the LOC132142596 gene encoding NADH-ubiquinone oxidoreductase subunit 8-like, producing the protein MSAALRVVYTVSRPGSFLASQNLVRPLSLSAHRAGIKYVNNLEDATDMKSITDRAAQTLLWTELFRGLGMTMSYLFREPATINYPFEKGPLSPRFRGEHALRRYPSGEERCIACKLCEAICPAQAITIEAEPRLDGSRRTTRYDIDMTKCIYCGFCQEACPVDAIVEGPNFEFSTETHEELLYNKEKLLNNGDKWEAEIAANIQADYLYR; encoded by the exons ATGTCTGCGGCATTACGTGTGGTCTACACCGTATCCAGGCCAG GGTCATTTCTGGCTAGTCAAAATCTTGTACGTCCTCTCAGCCTATCGGCACACAGAGCAGGGATTA AATATGTCAATAATCTGGAGGACGCCACAGATATGAAGTCCATCACGGACCGTGCAGCTCAGACACTTTTGTGGACAGAGCTGTTCAGAG GTTTGGGAATGACCATGAGCTATCTTTTCCGTGAACCTGCCACAATCAACTACCCATTCGAGAAGGGCCCTCTGTCTCCCCGTTTCCGTGGTGAGCATGCGCTACGCAGGTACCCCTCTGGAGAGGAGCGCTGCATTGCATGTAAACTTTGTGAGGCCATTTGTCCAGCCCAG gcCATCACTATTGAGGCAGAACCTCGTCTTGACGGCAGCAGGCGAACAACACGCTATGACATAGACATGACCAAATGCATCTACTGTGGCTTTTGCCAGGAGGCCTGCCCTGTGGATGCTATTGTAGAG GGTCCCAACTTTGAGTTCTCCACAGAGACTCATGAGGAATTGCTTTATAATAAAGAGAAACTCCTCAACAATGGAGACAAGTGGGAGGCGGAGATCGCTGCCAACATCCAAGCTGACTATCTGTACAGATAA